Proteins co-encoded in one Paraburkholderia terrae genomic window:
- a CDS encoding DUF2968 domain-containing protein: protein MKYPLDLRRMVLLTLACALMHGGVALAASKSAAGAGVVRAGSGAAKGAPADAPDTQSDAGSADDTGSAGSAPGLDANADASGSVQGEVADLMQLIHDGGLTEMRTTYNGRYGASLFFHAQSMTYYVALFQDKHFWRVIRTSDEARAESIYTGFARQTAQLADVEIRRAQLQAQKASIERVIGESQARAQRLQTDIEVARAQEAKVADYQRQTQDETLALRDEKDKAQAQLRQLQQQVLQLQRQTEAGLPGNR from the coding sequence ATGAAGTACCCCTTGGATCTGCGCCGCATGGTATTGCTCACGCTTGCTTGCGCGCTCATGCATGGCGGCGTCGCGCTGGCGGCCAGCAAGTCGGCGGCGGGAGCGGGCGTCGTGCGCGCCGGCTCGGGCGCGGCGAAAGGCGCACCAGCCGACGCGCCGGACACGCAAAGCGATGCCGGCTCCGCCGACGATACGGGCAGTGCGGGCAGTGCCCCCGGCCTCGACGCGAATGCCGACGCAAGCGGCAGCGTACAAGGCGAGGTCGCCGATCTGATGCAACTGATCCACGACGGCGGCCTGACGGAAATGCGCACCACGTATAACGGCCGTTATGGCGCTTCGCTGTTCTTCCACGCGCAGAGCATGACGTACTACGTCGCGCTGTTTCAGGACAAGCACTTCTGGCGCGTTATCAGGACATCCGACGAGGCGCGGGCCGAATCCATCTATACCGGCTTCGCGCGGCAAACGGCGCAACTCGCTGACGTCGAGATCCGCCGGGCTCAGTTGCAGGCGCAGAAGGCATCGATCGAGCGGGTGATCGGCGAGTCGCAGGCGCGCGCGCAGCGGCTGCAAACGGATATCGAAGTGGCGCGCGCCCAGGAAGCGAAGGTCGCCGACTATCAGCGGCAAACGCAGGATGAAACGCTCGCGTTGCGTGACGAAAAGGACAAGGCGCAGGCGCAATTGCGTCAGTTGCAGCAGCAGGTGCTGCAGTTGCAGCGTCAGACGGAGGCTGGGCTGCCGGGGAACCGGTGA
- a CDS encoding gamma-glutamyl-gamma-aminobutyrate hydrolase family protein — MSENNSDNAGTPGTPSPSTSQSGAAGSPSSPAPSSTPSAPTPTPTPAREAKEAASTDSPESASNVTPENAAAAQRRDAEQARASAAQAAAQQEAAARVQSVVSNAERAAATAASANPPAASAASGATSGAADAAAKAPAGGEPDGTLGASAKKDGAPPPGFGSAPDFSASNPPPASAYPPGPPAYLKHNDSAWSVFGRIIAAHARQIFDRAGRRITQRTLRIGVSARIFHPEPGARGLRGKTLQYLEESIAHWVMSRDVLVFMIPTVGHQGMLHPSNIRLRDYAKHLDGLLLQGGADVSPQSYAEVATRPEWPGDRVRDMYELELLHEFVESGKPVLGVCRGCQLINVAFGGTLYQDIATDVPTAGVHVNEHYDQHRHSIHFPEGSTLVNMFPGRREAIVNSIHHQAVNQLGRDLNIEAVSGTDGIIEAVRYRRAPFVMGVQWHPEFHRAGGPELLDCTPLLDTFLRVARETRF, encoded by the coding sequence ATGAGCGAGAACAACTCCGATAACGCCGGCACACCCGGCACACCTTCTCCTTCGACGAGCCAATCCGGCGCAGCCGGGTCGCCATCGTCACCGGCGCCTTCGTCGACTCCCTCGGCCCCAACGCCCACGCCCACTCCCGCACGGGAAGCCAAAGAAGCGGCTTCCACCGATTCCCCAGAAAGCGCCTCCAACGTGACGCCCGAGAACGCCGCCGCCGCGCAGCGACGCGACGCCGAACAGGCACGCGCGAGCGCTGCGCAGGCTGCCGCGCAGCAGGAAGCGGCGGCGCGGGTGCAATCGGTCGTGTCGAACGCGGAACGGGCGGCGGCGACGGCGGCGTCGGCGAACCCACCAGCCGCGAGCGCTGCGTCAGGCGCGACGTCTGGTGCAGCGGACGCGGCGGCTAAGGCGCCTGCGGGCGGCGAGCCGGACGGCACGCTCGGCGCGTCGGCCAAAAAAGACGGCGCTCCGCCGCCGGGCTTCGGCTCGGCACCGGATTTCAGCGCATCCAATCCGCCACCCGCGAGCGCCTATCCGCCGGGACCGCCTGCCTATCTGAAGCACAACGATTCGGCATGGTCCGTTTTCGGACGGATCATTGCGGCGCACGCGCGGCAGATTTTCGACCGCGCGGGCCGCAGGATCACACAGCGGACGTTGCGCATTGGCGTGTCGGCGCGGATCTTCCACCCGGAGCCGGGCGCGAGAGGGTTGCGCGGGAAGACGCTGCAGTATCTGGAAGAGTCGATCGCGCACTGGGTGATGTCGCGCGACGTGCTCGTCTTCATGATTCCGACCGTCGGCCATCAGGGGATGCTGCACCCGAGCAATATCCGCCTGCGCGACTACGCGAAGCATCTGGACGGTCTGCTGCTGCAAGGCGGCGCCGACGTGTCGCCGCAGTCGTACGCTGAGGTGGCGACGCGTCCCGAATGGCCCGGCGATCGCGTGCGCGACATGTACGAACTTGAGCTGCTGCATGAGTTCGTCGAGTCGGGCAAGCCCGTGCTCGGCGTGTGCCGTGGTTGCCAGCTGATCAACGTCGCGTTTGGCGGCACGCTCTATCAGGACATCGCGACGGATGTGCCGACTGCGGGTGTCCACGTCAACGAGCATTACGACCAGCATCGGCATTCGATTCATTTCCCCGAAGGCTCGACGCTCGTCAACATGTTCCCCGGCCGGCGCGAGGCGATCGTCAACTCGATTCACCACCAGGCGGTCAACCAGCTGGGACGCGATCTCAACATCGAGGCGGTGTCGGGGACGGACGGCATCATCGAAGCCGTGCGTTACCGGCGTGCGCCGTTCGTGATGGGCGTGCAGTGGCACCCTGAGTTTCACCGCGCGGGCGGTCCCGAACTGCTCGATTGCACGCCGTTGCTCGATACGTTCCTGCGGGTCGCGCGCGAAACGCGTTTCTGA
- a CDS encoding GNAT family N-acetyltransferase codes for MSDSASLPALSSLTLRPATEADADLIAAIHSASWQATYRGLLPDAFLDGEVTQERASYWRARMSAPGAERRTVLVAERAGEPIGFVCVERQPDSPWGVLLDNLHALPAHQGIGAGKLLMRAAQDWAREQGEAQLYLYVLEGNASAIAFYERQGWQFSGAEPDHMGGVDITALRYVYRLNCESTHY; via the coding sequence ATGTCCGATTCCGCTTCGCTGCCCGCTCTTTCGTCCCTCACGCTACGCCCCGCGACCGAGGCCGACGCCGATCTCATCGCCGCCATCCATAGCGCGAGCTGGCAGGCGACCTATCGCGGGTTGCTGCCGGATGCATTTCTCGACGGCGAGGTCACACAGGAGCGAGCGTCGTACTGGCGCGCGCGGATGTCGGCGCCAGGCGCCGAACGGCGGACCGTGCTGGTCGCGGAGCGTGCGGGCGAGCCGATCGGCTTCGTATGCGTCGAGCGCCAGCCGGATTCGCCGTGGGGCGTGCTGCTCGACAATCTGCACGCGCTGCCCGCGCACCAGGGAATCGGCGCAGGCAAGCTGCTGATGCGCGCCGCGCAGGACTGGGCGCGCGAGCAAGGCGAGGCGCAGTTGTATCTGTATGTGCTGGAAGGCAATGCGTCCGCGATCGCGTTCTACGAACGGCAAGGCTGGCAGTTTTCGGGCGCCGAGCCTGATCATATGGGCGGAGTCGATATCACGGCATTGAGATATGTCTATCGGCTGAATTGCGAATCGACACATTATTAA